Proteins encoded by one window of Arabidopsis thaliana chromosome 2, partial sequence:
- the CYP710A4 gene encoding cytochrome P450, family 710, subfamily A, polypeptide 4 (cytochrome P450, family 710, subfamily A, polypeptide 4 (CYP710A4); FUNCTIONS IN: electron carrier activity, monooxygenase activity, iron ion binding, oxygen binding, heme binding; INVOLVED IN: oxidation reduction; LOCATED IN: endomembrane system; EXPRESSED IN: root hair, root; CONTAINS InterPro DOMAIN/s: Cytochrome P450 (InterPro:IPR001128), Cytochrome P450, conserved site (InterPro:IPR017972), Cytochrome P450, E-class, group I (InterPro:IPR002401); BEST Arabidopsis thaliana protein match is: cytochrome P450, family 710, subfamily A, polypeptide 3 (TAIR:AT2G28850.1); Has 26515 Blast hits to 26466 proteins in 1471 species: Archae - 50; Bacteria - 2884; Metazoa - 10516; Fungi - 4738; Plants - 7451; Viruses - 0; Other Eukaryotes - 876 (source: NCBI BLink).), with product MVSSVSLFASLTPYLVSALLLFLLLEQLFYRVKKRNLPGPLFVFPIIGNVVALIRDPTSFWDKQSAMADTSVGLSVNYLIGKFIIYIKDAELSNKVLSNIRPDAFQLTGHPFGKKLFGDHSLIFMFGEDHKSVRRQVAPNFTRKPLSAYSSLQQIVILRHLRQWEESFSSGSRPVSMRQLIRELNLETSQTVFVGPYLDKEVKKTICDDYSLLTLGTMAIPIDLPGFTFGEARQAVSRLVNTMSVCVGKSKAKMAAGENPTCLVDFWTHSIIEENPPPPHSKDKEISCVLVDFMFASQDASTSSLLWAVVMLESEPEVLRRVREDVARFWSSESNELITADQLAEMKYTRAVAREVLRYRPPASMIPHVAVSDFRLTESYTIPKGTIVFPSLFDASFQGFTEPDRFDPDRFSETRQEDEVFKRNFLTFGNGSHQCVGQRYAMNHLVLFIAMFSSMFDFKRVRSDGCDDIVHIPTMSPKDGCTVFLSSRLVTSP from the coding sequence ATGGTTTCCTCAGTTTCCCTATTTGCTTCTCTTACACCGTACTTAGTCTCAGCATTACTTCTATTCCTTTTGCTCGAGCAACTCTTTTACCGTGTCAAGAAACGTAACCTCCCTGGCCCTCTCTTTGTCTTTCCGATCATTGGAAATGTTGTTGCACTTATCCGCGACCCAACTTCCTTCTGGGACAAGCAATCCGCGATGGCGGACACGTCCGTTGGCCTCTCCGTCAACTACCTTATTGGAAAATTCATCATATACATTAAAGACGCAGAGCTCTCCAATAAAGTCTTGTCCAACATTCGTCCCGATGCTTTCCAACTTACTGGACATCCATTCGGAAAGAAGCTCTTCGGTGATCACAGCCTTATCTTTATGTTTGGCGAGGATCACAAATCCGTTCGTCGTCAAGTCGCTCCTAACTTCACCCGCAAGCCACTCTCTGCTTATTCTTCCCTCCAGCAAATAGTTATCCTCCGTCATTTACGGCAGTGGGAGGAAAGTTTTTCTAGTGGATCTCGTCCGGTTTCGATGAGACAACTCATCCGTGAACTCAACCTCGAGACTTCCCAAACAGTTTTTGTTGGACCATATCTCGACAAAGAAGTCAAGAAAACGATTTGTGATGATTACAGTTTGTTAACTCTTGGAACAATGGCGATCCCGATCGACCTCCCTGGCTTCACGTTCGGGGAGGCTCGTCAGGCGGTATCGAGGCTAGTGAACACAATGTCTGTTTGCGTgggaaaatcaaaagcaaagatGGCCGCAGGAGAGAATCCAACATGTCTAGTCGATTTCTGGACGCATTCGATTATAGAAGAGAATCCTCCACCGCCTCACTCCAAAGATAAAGAGATTAGTTGTGTGCTCGTTGACTTTATGTTTGCCTCACAAGACGCGTCCACGTCATCACTCCTCTGGGCAGTGGTGATGCTTGAGTCGGAGCCGGAAGTGCTAAGAAGAGTGAGGGAGGACGTTGCAAGATTTTGGTCGTCGGAGTCCAACGAGTTGATCACAGCCGATCAGCTTGCGGAGATGAAGTACACTCGGGCTGTGGCGCGTGAGGTCTTAAGATACCGACCACCAGCAAGTATGATTCCACATGTTGCTGTTAGTGACTTCCGTCTCACGGAATCGTACACAATCCCAAAAGGTACAATTGTGTTTCCTTCCCTTTTTGACGCCTCGTTTCAAGGGTTTACTGAACCAGACCGGTTCGATCCTGACCGGTTTAGCGAGACAAGGCAAGAGGATGAGGTGTTCAAACGTAATTTCCTAACTTTTGGAAATGGCTCGCACCAGTGTGTGGGCCAACGTTACGCGATGAACCACCTCGTGCTCTTCATTGCCATGTTCTCCTCGATGTTTGATTTCAAGAGGGTCCGATCGGATGGTTGCGATGACATTGTGCATATCCCCACAATGTCGCCCAAGGACGGATGCACGGTGTTCTTGTCTAGCCGCCTCGTTACCTCTCCTTGA
- a CDS encoding cyclin-dependent kinase inhibitor SMR1-like protein (unknown protein; Has 34 Blast hits to 34 proteins in 9 species: Archae - 0; Bacteria - 0; Metazoa - 0; Fungi - 0; Plants - 34; Viruses - 0; Other Eukaryotes - 0 (source: NCBI BLink).), which translates to MGFSDAGIYLSDPNNLCQTELGFFHEPSLGFSDQSDPQNEFHITPPIYQELQDQDLEPKSQETNNCSRKEGATVKKEEEEEDDYCKTPTRSDQILSAMPRICPPAPRKPKRVPSRSLKVRNSYRSKRMIILNVSREIDCLFNPTSLCNKIKKARYI; encoded by the coding sequence ATGGGTTTCTCCGACGCTGGAATTTACCTCTCCGACCCAAACAATCTCTGCCAAACCGAACTAGGTTTCTTTCATGAACCATCTCTAGGGTTTTCAGACCAGAGCGATCCACAAAACGAGTTCCACATCACTCCTCCTATATATCAAGAATTACAAGATCAGGATCTTGAACCTAAATCCCAAGAGACGAATAATTGCTCACGCAAAGAAGGAGCAACCgtcaagaaagaagaagaagaagaagacgattaTTGTAAAACTCCGACTCGTTCAGACCAGATTCTCTCGGCGATGCCAAGAATTTGTCCACCGGCGCCTAGGAAACCTAAAAGAGTCCCGTCGAGAAGCCTTAAGGTTAGAAATTCATATAGAAGCAAGAGAATGATCATTCTAAATGTTTCTAGAGAgattgattgtttgtttaatcCAACATCACTAtgtaacaaaattaagaaagccAGATACATCTAA
- the emb1997 gene encoding para-aminobenzoate (PABA) synthase family protein (embryo defective 1997 (emb1997); FUNCTIONS IN: oxo-acid-lyase activity, catalytic activity, anthranilate synthase activity; INVOLVED IN: embryo development ending in seed dormancy; LOCATED IN: chloroplast; EXPRESSED IN: 20 plant structures; EXPRESSED DURING: 6 growth stages; CONTAINS InterPro DOMAIN/s: Glutamine amidotransferase class-I, C-terminal (InterPro:IPR000991), Glutamine amidotransferase superfamily (InterPro:IPR011702), Anthranilate synthase, glutamine amidotransferase domain (InterPro:IPR006221), Carbamoyl phosphate synthase, GATase domain (InterPro:IPR001317), Anthranilate synthase component I, N-terminal (InterPro:IPR006805), Chorismate binding, C-terminal (InterPro:IPR015890), ADC synthase (InterPro:IPR005801), Para-aminobenzoate synthase, component I (InterPro:IPR005802), Glutamine amidotransferase type 1 (InterPro:IPR017926), Anthranilate synthase component II/delta crystallin (InterPro:IPR006220); BEST Arabidopsis thaliana protein match is: anthranilate synthase 2 (TAIR:AT2G29690.1); Has 26955 Blast hits to 26481 proteins in 3128 species: Archae - 525; Bacteria - 17829; Metazoa - 510; Fungi - 766; Plants - 261; Viruses - 0; Other Eukaryotes - 7064 (source: NCBI BLink).), with protein MNMNFSFCSTSSELSYPSENVLRFSVASRLFSPKWKKSFISLPCRSKTTRKVLASSRYVPGKLEDLSVVKKSLPRREPVEKLGFVRTLLIDNYDSYTFNIYQALSTINGVPPVVIRNDEWTWEEAYHYLYEDVAFDNIVISPGPGSPMCPADIGICLRLLLECRDIPILGVCLGHQALGYVHGAHVVHAPEPVHGRLSGIEHDGNILFSDIPSGRNSDFKVVRYHSLIIDKESLPKELVPIAWTIYDDTGSFSEKNSCVPVNNTGSPLGNGSVIPVSEKLENRSHWPSSHVNGKQDRHILMGIMHSSFPHYGLQFHPESIATTYGSQLFKNFKDITVNYWSRCKSTSLRRRNINDTANMQVPDATQLLKELSRTRCTGNGSSYFGNPKSLFSAKTNGVDVFDMVDSSYPKPHTKLLRLKWKKHERLAHKVGGVRNIFMELFGKNRGNDTFWLDTSSSDKARGRFSFMGGKGGSLWKQLTFSLSDQSEVTSKHAGHLLIEDSQSSTEKQFLEEGFLDFLRKELSSISYDEKDFEELPFDFCGGYVGCIGYDIKVECGMPINRHKSNAPDACFFFADNVVAIDHQLDDVYILSLYEEGTAETSFLNDTEEKLISLMGLSTRKLEDQTLPVIDSSQSKTSFVPDKSREQYINDVQSCMKYIKDGESYELCLTTQNRRKIGNADPLGLYLHLRERNPAPYAAFLNFSNANLSLCSSSPERFLKLDRNGMLEAKPIKGTIARGSTPEEDEFLKLQLKLSEKNQAENLMIVDLLRNDLGRVCEPGSVHVPNLMDVESYTTVHTMVSTIRGLKKTDISPVECVRAAFPGGSMTGAPKLRSVEILDSLENCSRGLYSGSIGYFSYNGTFDLNIVIRTVIIHEDEASIGAGGAIVALSSPEDEFEEMILKTRAPANAVMEFCSDQRRQ; from the exons ATGAACATgaatttttcgttttgttcAACATCTTCTGAGTTATCATATCCAAGTGAGAATGTTCTGAGATTTTCTGTTGCAAGTCGGCTGTTTTCTCCTAAATGGAAGAAAAGTTTCATTAGTTTACCTTGTCGTAGTAAAACTACGAGGAAGGTTTTGGCGTCAAGCCGTTATGTGCCAGGGAAATTGGAAGATTTGTCGGTTGTTAAGAAGAGTTTACCGAGAAGAGAACCTGTGGAGAAGCTTGGTTTTGTGAGGACTTTGTTGATTGATAATTATGATAGTTATACATTCAATATATATCAGGCTCTGAGTACTATTAATGGAG TGCCTCCTGTCGTTATTCGGAATGATGAGTGGACGTGGGAAGAAGCTTACCATTACTTATATGAAGATGTTGCTTTTGATAATATTGTTATATCGCCTGGACCTGGTTCGCCTATGTGTCCAGCTGATATAG GAATATGTCTTCGTCTTTTGCTTGAATGCCGTGATATCCCAATTCTAGGCGTCTGCCTTGGCCACCAG GCACTAGGTTATGTCCATGGAGCTCATGTGGTGCATGCCCCGGAACCAGTCCATGGACGGTTGAG TGGGATTGAACATGATGGGAACATATTGTTTTCTGATATTCCATCCGGGAGAAACTCTGATTTTAAG GTTGTTAGATACCATTCACTGATCATAGATAAGGAATCACTACCAAAGGAACTTGTACCAATAGCGTGGACGATTTATGATGACACTGGCTCTTTCTCTGAGAAGAATTCCTGTGTTCCTGTGAATAACACTGGGAGCCCACTTGGGAACGGATCTGTCATTCCTGTTTCAGAAAAGTTAGAAAATCGAAGTCATTGGCCTTCGTCCCATGTTAATGGGAAACAAGATAGACACATTCTCATGGGCATCATGCATTCTTCTTTTCCCCATTATGGTTTACAG TTTCATCCAGAAAGTATTGCTACTACCTATGGTAGTCagttatttaaaaatttcaagGACATAACTGTGAATTATTGGAGTCGGTGCAAATCTACATCCCTGCGTCGAAGAAACATAAATGACACTG CAAACATGCAGGTGCCTGATGCTACTCAATTGCTGAAAGAACTTTCTAGAACTAGATGTACAGGAAATGGTTCTAGCTATTTTGGGAACCCTAAGTCTCTGTTTTCTGCCAAGACAAATGGTGTAGACGTCTTTGATATGGTGGATTCATCATATCCAAAACCACATACAAAATTGCTGAGGTTGAAATGGAAGAAGCATGAACGTCTTGCGCATAAAGTTGGTGGagtaagaaatatatttatggaACTCTTTGGCAAGAATAGAGGAAATGATACTTTTTGGCTGGATACTTCTTCTAGTGACAAG GCTAGAGGACGATTTTCTTTCATGGGCGGTAAAGGTGGATCTCTCTGGAAGCAATTGACATTTAGTTTATCTGATCAAAG TGAGGTTACATCAAAACATGCGGGACATCTTCTGATTGAAGATTCTCAGAGTTCTACTGAGAAACAATTCTTGGAAGAAggctttcttgattttctccGTAAG GAGCTTTCATCTATCTCTTATGATGAGAAGGACTTCGAAGAGTTGCCTTTTGATTTTTGCGGTGGATACGTAGGTTGTATTGG GTATGATATTAAAGTGGAATGTGGAATGCCAATTAATCGTCACAAATCCAACGCTCCAGATgcatgtttcttctttgcgGATAATGTTGTCGCCATTGATCATCAACTCGATGACGTTTATATATTATCGCTTTACGAAGAGGGAACTGCAGAAACCTCTTTCCTGAATGATACTGAAGAGAAGCTCATTAGCTTGATGGGTTTGTCCACAAGAAAGTTGGAGGATCAAACTCTTCCAGTTATAGATTCATCTCAATccaaaacaagttttgttcCTGACAAATCCCGAGAGCAGTATATCAACGATGTTCAGAGCTGTATGAAGTATATCAAAGACGGGGAGAGCTACGAGCTTTGTCTCACTACTCAAAACAGAAGGAAAATAGGAAATGCTGATCCTTTGGGACTTTATCTCCACCTGAGAGAGAGGAATCCAGCACCATATGCAGCATTTCTCAACTTCTCAAATGCAAATCTGTCTTTATGCTCTTCGTCCCCTGAAAGGTTTCTTAAGCTGGACAGAAATGGAATGCTTGAAGCAAAGCCGATTAAGGGTACTATAGCTCGTGGCTCCACgcctgaagaagatgaatttctTAAATTGCAATTGAAACTCAG TGAGAAGAATCAAGCCGAGAATCTGATGATTGTTGACCTTCTAAGGAATGATCTCGGTCGTGTCTGTGAGCCTGGCTCAGTCCATGTACCTAACCTCATGGATGTAGAATCATACACAACAGTACATACAATGGTGAGCACGATCCGTGGactgaaaaaaacagatattAGTCCAGTGGAATGTGTAAGAGCTGCTTTCCCTGGCGGTTCAATGACTGGTGCCCCAAAACTAAGATCTGTTGAGATTCTCGATTCTCTAGAGAACTGTTCGAGAGGCCTTTACTCTGGCTCAATCGGGTATTTCTCGTATAATGGTACGTTTGATCTGAATATTGTGATAAGAACAGTAATAATACATGAAGATGAAGCTTCCATTGGAGCAGGAGGAGCTATTGTTGCATTATCAAGTCCAGAAGATGAGTTTGAGGAAATGATTCTTAAGACTAGAGCTCCTGCTAATGCAGTCATGGAGTTTTGTAGTGATCAGAGGAGACAATAG
- the PLL4 gene encoding poltergeist like 4 (poltergeist like 4 (PLL4); FUNCTIONS IN: protein serine/threonine phosphatase activity, catalytic activity; INVOLVED IN: N-terminal protein myristoylation, leaf development; LOCATED IN: plasma membrane; EXPRESSED IN: 22 plant structures; EXPRESSED DURING: 13 growth stages; CONTAINS InterPro DOMAIN/s: Protein phosphatase 2C-related (InterPro:IPR001932), Protein phosphatase 2C (InterPro:IPR015655), Protein phosphatase 2C, N-terminal (InterPro:IPR014045); BEST Arabidopsis thaliana protein match is: pol-like 5 (TAIR:AT1G07630.1); Has 2844 Blast hits to 2809 proteins in 262 species: Archae - 0; Bacteria - 50; Metazoa - 567; Fungi - 230; Plants - 1630; Viruses - 0; Other Eukaryotes - 367 (source: NCBI BLink).) gives MGNGIGKLSKCLTGGAGRNKKPELSILEPDPLDEGLGHSFCYVRPDPTRVSSSKVHSEEETTTFRTISGASVSANTATPLSTSLYDPYGHIDRAAAFESTTSFSSIPLQPIPRSSGPIVPGSGPLERGFLSGPIERGFMSGPLDGSSGPIDGKTGSDQFQRSFSHGLANLRVGSRKGSLVRVLRRAISKTITRGQNSIVAPIKPVKEPDWVFGSDKTRIHQIENNLTVNSLNFSSEGSLLDDDVSLESQNLQWAQGKAGEDRVHVVVSEEHGWLFVGIYDGFNGPDAPDYLLSHLYPAVHRELKGLLWDDPKTDAKSSDEADVENRDSSSEKKSKNWEESQRRWRCEWDRDLDRLLKDRSNGLDLDPDPNSSDVLKALSQALRKTEEAYLENADMMLDENPELALMGSCVLVMLMKGEDVYLMNVGDSRAVLGQKAESDYWIGKIKQDLERINEETMNDFDGCGDGEGASLVPTLSAFQLTVDHSTNVEEEVNRIRKEHPDDASAVSNERVKGSLKVTRAFGAGFLKQPKWNNALLEMFQIDYKGTSPYINCLPSLYHHRLGSKDQFLILSSDGLYQYFTNEEAVSEVELFITLQPEGDPAQHLVQELLFRAAKKAGMDFHELLEIPQGERRRYHDDVSIVVISLEGRMWKSCV, from the exons atgGGTAACGGAATCGGGAAGCTAAGTAAATGTTTGACCGGAGGTGCTGGTCGGAACAAAAAACCCGAGTTATCAATTCTCGAACCAGATCCTTTAGACGAAGGGTTAGGACACTCTTTCTGTTACGTCAGACCAGACCCGACACGAGTTTCGTCTTCAAAAGTTcactcagaagaagaaacgacgACGTTCCGTACAATCTCCGGCGCTTCCGTTAGTGCTAACACCGCCACACCACTCTCTACTTCTCTCTATGATCCTTACGGACATATCGATAGAGCCGCCGCGTTCGAAAGCACGACGTCGTTTTCGTCGATTCCTTTGCAACCGATTCCGAGAAGTTCCGGTCCGATTGTACCCGGTTCGGGTCCTTTAGAAAGAGGGTTTTTATCCGGTCCGATTGAAAGAGGTTTCATGTCCGGTCCACTTGATGGTTCTTCCGGTCCGATTGATGGTAAAACCGGTTCTGATCAATTTCAGAGAAGTTTCTCTCATGGTTTAGCTAATCTCCGGGTCGGGTCGAGAAAAGGATCTTTAGTTCGGGTTCTCCGTCGTGCAATTTCGAAGACGATTACTAGAGGACAGAACTCTATTGTTGCTCCGATCAAACCGGTTAAAGAGCCCGATTGGGTATTCGGGTCGGATAAAACCCGGATCCATCAGATCGAGAATAATCTCACTGTTAATAGCTTGAATTTTAGTAGTGAAGGAAGTTTACTAGACGACGACGTTTCGTTAGAGAGCCAGAATCTTCAATGGGCACAAGGTAAAGCCGGTGAGGATCGTGTACATGTGGTTGTATCGGAAGAACATGGATGGCTTTTCGTTGGAATCTACGATGGATTCAACGGTCCAGATGCGCCGGACTATTTACTCTCTCATTTATATCCAGCCGTTCATCGTGAGCTTAAAGGATTGTTATGGGACGATCCCAAAACAGATGCAAAATCTTCCGATGAAGCTGATGTAGAGAATCGTGACTCGAGTTCTGAGAAAAAGTCAAAGAATTGGGAAGAAAGTCAACGACGGTGGAGATGTGAATGGGATCGAGATCTTGACCGTTTACTGAAAGATCGGAGTAATGGGTTGGATCTAGATCCGGATCCGAATTCGTCTGATGTACTGAAAGCTTTGTCACAAGCTTTGAGGAAGACGGAAGAAGCTTATTTGGAGAATGCAGATATGATGCTCGACGAAAATCCTGAACTAGCTTTAATGGGTTCTTGTGTTTTGGTAATGTTGATGAAAGGTGAAGATGTTTATTTGATGAATGTTGGTGATAGTAGAGCTGTTCTTGGGCAAAAAGCTGAGAGTGATTATTGGATTGGGAAGATTAAACAAGATTTGGAACGtatcaatgaagaaactatGAATGATTTTGATGGTTGTGGTGATGGTGAAGGAGCTAGTTTGGTTCCGACTTTATCAGCTTTTCAGCTTACTGTTGATCATAGCACTAATGTAGAAGAG GAAGTTAATAGAATTCGAAAGGAGCATCCTGATGATGCGAGCGCGGTTTCGAATGAACGGGTTAAAGGTTCGTTGAAGGTCACTAGAGCTTTCGGTGCGGGTTTCCTTAAGCAG CCTAAATGGAATAACGCGCTTCTAGAGATGTTTCAAATCGATTACAAAGGGACGTCACCATACATCAATTGTTTGCCATCACTTTACCATCATAGATTAGGCTCGAAAGACCAGTTTCTGATACTATCATCGGATGGTCTTTACCAATATTTCACAAACGAAGAAGCGGTTTCAGAGGTTGAACTATTCATCACGTTACAGCCGGAAGGTGACCCGGCTCAGCACTTGGTTCAAGAGCTTCTTTTCCGTGCTGCTAAGAAAGCTG GTATGGATTTCCATGAACTGCTTGAGATACCACAAGGGGAACGGAGACGGTACCACGATGATGTTTCCATTGTAGTGATCTCTTTAGAAGGAAGAATGTGGAAATCTTGtgtataa
- the OEP16-1 gene encoding outer plastid envelope protein 16-1 (outer plastid envelope protein 16-1 (OEP16-1); FUNCTIONS IN: protein transporter activity, P-P-bond-hydrolysis-driven protein transmembrane transporter activity; INVOLVED IN: in 7 processes; LOCATED IN: chloroplast, plastid outer membrane, vacuole, chloroplast envelope; EXPRESSED IN: 22 plant structures; EXPRESSED DURING: 13 growth stages; CONTAINS InterPro DOMAIN/s: Mitochondrial inner membrane translocase complex, subunit Tim17/22 (InterPro:IPR003397); BEST Arabidopsis thaliana protein match is: Mitochondrial import inner membrane translocase subunit Tim17/Tim22/Tim23 family protein (TAIR:AT4G16160.1); Has 150 Blast hits to 150 proteins in 21 species: Archae - 0; Bacteria - 0; Metazoa - 0; Fungi - 0; Plants - 150; Viruses - 0; Other Eukaryotes - 0 (source: NCBI BLink).), whose amino-acid sequence MPSSTFSGTVSTPKLSVAVDMGNPFLNLTVDAFLKIGAVGVTKSLAEDTYKAIDKGSLSKSTLEHALKKLCKEGVYWGAAGGVYIGTEYGIERIRGSRDWKNAMLAGAATGAVLSAVGKKGKDTIVIDAILGGALATASQFVNNHYFY is encoded by the exons atgcCTTCAAGCACATTCTCCGGGACTGTTAGCACGCCGAAGCTGTCGGTGGCAGTGGACATGGGAAACCCTTTTCTCAATCTCACCGTTGATGCCTTCCTCAAGATCGGAGCT GTTGGAGTCACTAAATCTCTTGCAGAAGACACTTACAAGGCCATCGACAAAG GGAGTCTCTCCAAGAGCACTTTGGAGCATGCG CTTAAGAAGTTGTGTAAAGAAGGTGTTTACTGGG GAGCTGCTGGTGGAGTGTACATTGGAACAGAATACGGAATCGAACGTATCCGTGGCAGCAGAGATTGG AAAAACGCAATGTTAGCAGGCGCGGCGACAGGAGCAGTGCTCTCAGCGGTTGGTAAGAAAGGCAAAGACACTATTGTGATCGATGCCATTCTTGGTGGCGCGCTTGCAACCGCTTCTCAGTTCGTTAACAATCATTATTTCTACTGA